A genomic stretch from Cyprinus carpio isolate SPL01 unplaced genomic scaffold, ASM1834038v1 S000006776, whole genome shotgun sequence includes:
- the LOC122134324 gene encoding uncharacterized protein LOC122134324: MEGNPVTLHPGTAIQKGDEIQWLFDDKEQTVLAEIKNTKVTKYDDWRFGDRLELMETGSLTIKNLTAAHNGYYTLKITRGRDKIYKRFYIYAKEWKITVMEGESVTLEPAYEIKKDDVIQCLFGDEEQQTLIAEFIGKAREIFIYDDVADERFRDILELDETTGSLTITNTRTEHSGVYRLQIRSSSGVSEQTFIVTVRDKVEWKFLEEDSVTLKPDTKIQRDDQVMKVIGDQDKLIAQMKGGTVV, encoded by the exons ATGGAGGGAAATCCTGTCACTCTACATCCTGGTACTGCTATACAGAAAGGTGATGAGATTCAGTGGCTGTTTGATGATAAAGAGCAGACTGTCCTGGCTGAAATCAAGAACACAAAGGTGACTAAATATGATGATTGGAGATTTGGAGACAGACTGGAGCTGATGGAGACAGGCTCACTGACTATCAAAAACTTAACAGCTGCACACAATGGATACTACACTCTGAAAATCACAAGAGGCAGAgacaaaatatacaaaagatTCTACATTTATGCCAAAG AGTGGAAGATaacagtgatggagggagaatctgtcactctAGAGCCTGCttatgaaataaagaaagatGATGTGATTCAGTGTCTGTTTGGAGATGAAGAGCAGCAGACTCTCATAGCTGAATTCATTGGAAAGGCCAGAGAGATCTTTATATATGATGATGttgctgatgagagattcagagacataCTGGAGCTGGACGAGacgactggatctctgaccatcacaaacaccagaactgaACACTCTGGAGTCTATAGACTACAGATCAGATCCAGCAGTGGGGTTTCAGAACAGACATTTATTGTCACTGTCAGAG ATAAAGTGGAGTGGAAATTTCTGGAAgaagattctgtcactctaaagcCTGATACTAAAATACAGAGAGATGATCAGGTCATGAAGGTGATCGGAGATCAAGACAAGCTCATAGCTCAAATGAAAGGAGGGACAGTAGTATAA
- the LOC109055065 gene encoding uncharacterized protein LOC109055065 has protein sequence MEGDSVTLNPNLSQIQGFIEMLWRFGEKGFTIAQTDGNKTSYEDYEVFRGRLQLNQNGSLTITNVRTNHSGLYEAEIRHKTGTSNQKFSITVYESPSVIAGAEAEMKLMSVKEGDPVTLHVPQIQGNELIVWRFGDEEELIVKADIEAKSSSLYYETDERFRDRLKLNDQTGSLTITNTRTTDSGLYKVKISSNKQTLYKRFIVTVSERGLSGGAVAGIVVGVLLLAAAAAGVIYFYRRPRTTNLPSQTWSVPTADDVPLNPDTEIQTGDEILWLFGYKDALIAEIKGETREMTTHEGADERFMNRLELDEKTGSLTINEILTKHTGLYTLKIRRGRETFYKRFIVSVRVSLISVSFVLI, from the exons atggagggagattctgtcactctaaacccCAATCTCTCTCAAATACAGGGATTTATTGAGATGCTGTGGAGGTTTGGAGAGAAAGGTTTCACAATTGCTCAAACTGATGGAAATAAAACCTCATATGAAGATTATGAGGTATTTAGAGGCAGACTGCAGCTGAACCAGAATGGATCTCTCACCATCACAAACGTCAGAACCAAtcactctggactttatgaagcAGAAATCAGGCACAAAACTGGAACCTCAAATCAGAAATTCAGTATAACTGTCTATG AGTCTCCATCTGTTATTGCTGGGGCTGAAGCTGAAATGAAGCTcatgtcagtgaaggagggagatccTGTCACTCTTCATGTTCCTCAAATACAAGGAAATGAGCTGATAGTGTGGAGGTTTGGAGATGAAGAAGAACTCATAGTTAAAGCTGATATAGAGGCCAAGAGCTCATCATTATATTATGAaactgatgagagattcagagacagactgaagctgaatgatcagactggatctctgaccatcacaaacaccagaaccactgactctggactttataaagtGAAGATCAGCAGCAACAAACAGACCTTATACAAGAGATTCATTGTTACTGTCAGTG AACGAGGTCTCTCTGGAGGTGCTGTAGCAGGGATTGTTGTTGGTGTTCTGCTGCtggctgcagctgctgctggtgtgaTTTACTTCTACCGTCGCCCCAGGACCACCAATCTACCAAGCCAAACGT GGTCAGTGCCGACGGCAGATGATGTCCCTCTAAACCCTGATACTGAAATACAGACAGGAGATGAGATACTGTGGCTGTTTGGATATAAAGACGCTCTCATAGCTGAAATCAAAGGAGAGACCAGAGAGATGACTACACATGAAGGTGCTGATGAGAGATTCATGAACAGACTGGAGCTGGACGAGAAGACTGGATCACTGACCATCAATGAAATCTTAACTAAACACACTGGACTCTACACTCTGAAGATCAGAAGAGGCAGAGAAACCTTCTACAAAAGATTCATTGTTTCTGTAAGAGTTTCATTGATTTCTGTCAGTTTTGTGTTGAtctag